In Miscanthus floridulus cultivar M001 chromosome 19, ASM1932011v1, whole genome shotgun sequence, the DNA window gaggcccgtaccctgtttgctgggggtcggctagcggtccggagacacgctccaagagtaccggagggtttctctagtgggtgccgaggccgttcgctgggcctcggtggctcggtgcctccctacggtgggatcccattcggagacctccctgccggtctcggacacgacacagggcgtcccaagcgtttcgcttgcttgggcctcagcctcgtataggctcgcccgtagtcgcccctgactctgttgccctagggcggttgtcgaaacccctaagggcccagccttcgaacccctggaccgtagtgggctcggtgcccagttccttcgcctgaaaggaatcgggtaggggttatttctctccctacggctaacaacggcaggcgcgtcttttgaggcggctttttcggggaggcaaaacggcgcctgctgctgctgcggttggacgcgacgtggtgtcagccgacgggacgtaacCGTACGCatgattaatgaggagggagtgggcgcatgggcggtaagaccggatctggataaccgcagcggatttttgggggaaacctccccgatttcgtcgcccacgatttcgtctcgtccctgcataaatacgcaaagagcctcgccctccccctccttaccttttccgcattcGCTTTCGCTGCCTCCGTGCcattgctgagagcatagagcgccggggaggagaagggcgagagcgagagactgaaagaaagagagagagattaccgccgtagcagcgtcctccaccgcgcaatggctggtggtcccgtcatcctcccggcggatccctgggagcggtctgacgtcaccgaggagaagctgcagtcgctcgtggaggccggccttcttcgcccgatcaccgaccccgacgagccggagtggatcgctccggggaacgagtcggagccgaggccgcgtgacggctacgtggtgagcttcgtcgtcttccacgagcgaggcctcgggtcgccggtggatcagttcatgcgggcgctcccgcactattatggcgtggagcttcacaacttcagccccaactccatcgcgcaggcggccatcttcgtcgccgtctgcgaggggtacttggggatcgctccccactgggagctgtggctccacttgttctgagcgacgttcaccaccaagccggggggaacgaagggggctcggaaggtgctgagggccggcggctgcactcttcaggtgcgccaagaccggcagtccctctacgtcccggcccagctgtcatcgtccaaccgtcgttggtatcacagttggttctacctccgcaacaacgatggaggacttcccccttataccgggcgggttgtagagggtcagccagagaaatggggatatggcgtcatcaaggtcgatcagcctaggctggaaccgctcttgagggccttggggaagctgcgtgaccgcgGCCTTTTCGGCGGCCGcggtcgtggcggcttttcaccgccggagggtgctgccgctgatggctcggcggcggcggctgttcgagatgaccccgagcgATCCGATCGCCGGTATCAGGATGTCTGCCTTCGctcttaccgacgacgagaccctgcgtcgggttagagaggcggtagacgggaagccgaagatcgacgatttgatgccagttcccgatgcgcccgtcgcgggggcacatttcactggtaagttggatgttgccgaggctttcgcggccttcttgtttttcgccttttttgtctgttgtcttactttgtcgttcccacaggggataagagacgtgcgagactccccgccgcccgttcccgaggatgcCCGGCGGCgagccgtgaacagggcgcgcgccgaggagcagaagaagaagaaagacgccaaggaggcgaagcgcacgaagaagctccttgcgcgtgaaaagctggacgcccgtcgccggcgtcagaagctcgacggtctcccgttggagccgtctccctcgtcgtcggtgtcggattcttcgggcgacgcggcgggcgcgaggtggggacggcctgcctggaacaccttcccgacattagggagatggtgcccggggcgccggcaaggagcctgacgctcctaggaggaggaggtgtcccggggccagtggcggcccgtcccggggccgaggccggaCCGCCCGAGGCGCggatgtcggaggagcgtgccgtcagcccgatgggctcgacggtggaggtggagcgggcgacggtgggggcgaccccattgtctccgcgaagggtcgaggaggtgctggggtccggcggaggccagctggcaccggtggacacAGAGGCCGTGCTGctgtcgccaccgccgccgttgcagaggagggacGCGGTGAAGAAGCGGTTGGGCATCCGCTCGAGGTGAGCATTTTGTTAGTGAAGTTTTTTAACATCTCCTGCTTTTGTTTTGGTCGTGGGTCTGACCGTGTTTTGCCTTCAGCCGGAAGCATCAGGCGGAAGTGCCTGCCTTTGTGCCGCGCAAGGCGCTCAAGGTGGGCACGGGTTCCATCGCCCCAGGGGCGGTGGACGTACAGGAGTTGGTCGCCCAGGTAGGGGCTACCCAGGCGGCCGTGgggcgagaggaggaggaggagcctacacTCCGCGAGGCCACAGCACCTGCAGCTGTCGAGGCCACTGTGGGTGCGGCCGAGACCTCCTCGGCCgtggaggccaccgagggcgaggtcgaggtcgaggccccctcggttgtcgaggccaccgagggggaggtcgaggtcgaggccccctcggttgtcgaggccaccgagggcgaggtcgaggtcgaggcctCCACGGTTGCCGAGGCCCTCTGGACCTCAGgggccgaggtggtggagatcgcgGCGCCCGGGAACTTCGGGGCCAAAGTGGTGGAGGCCGGAATGAGCGCGGCGGCCCTAGAGGTGGAGACGGAGGTGAGGCAAGCCTCAACCCTGCCGCCAATTCAGAGCGAGCTTCCGGTACAggggagcgcccgggaggcggaggtccgcCCGATCCCTACTGACAACGCTTCCCGGGGGAAGGGGGTGGCCGATGCCGGGGCGGCCAGCGCCGTGGAACAGCCAGCTTCGGCTTCGGGCGAGGGAAGTGCGGCCCTC includes these proteins:
- the LOC136526479 gene encoding uncharacterized protein, translating into MSEERAVSPMGSTVEVERATVGATPLSPRRVEEVLGSGGGQLAPVDTEAVLLSPPPPLQRRDAVKKRLGIRSSRKHQAEVPAFVPRKALKVGTGSIAPGAVDVQELVAQVGATQAAVGREEEEEPTLREATAPAAVEATVGAAETSSAVEATEGEVEVEAPSVVEATEGEVEVEAPSVVEATEGEVEVEASTVAEALWTSGAEVVEIAAPGNFGAKVVEAGMSAAALEVETEVRQASTLPPIQSELPVQGSAREAEVRPIPTDNASRGKGVADAGAASAVEQPASASGEGSAALVRVRPEPYGWDHPRIWWRSRDDPKGEPIFALEDRELLAHANELLSARSAEAEDLRLRCDNREAEAATAQGRVTPLATRVKELEEELTRVVDERDASNSRAEEARATAIATAGQLGAEQRAHELTKGALAEATKAAEELEKEASRAAEASRVEVQRWKEKAEASQVKVRRQEEKAKGLSDEVSQRLREALHTGVKRALAVVSSHYAGVDVEGVSDGYVLSEDAVEAEEELTRLEAAVEGPGTALAKLFEEEVVPPSPSADARRPCALTWAEGAM